The nucleotide sequence CACAAGTATCGGTACTCTCTTATACCGTCGAAACACGAGCCTTAAAAACGATGAAACTGCCTATATCATCAGACAGTTACATACCTCGAATCAAATTTACGACCGATCCGAACAGACTCGCGGTTGTCACGCTAAACCGCACACAAAACGAAATGGATATATACTCTGTCAATCCTAAATCGGGAATCAGCAAACTGCTATTGAGAGAAACAGACAAAGCTTGGATCGAAGAATCTATATTAGACAATATCTCGTTCTATCCCGATTTCTTCGTGATTGCCAGCAGTCGTAGCGGTTATCAACACCTTTTCCGATACAATTATAATGGAACATTAGCTAAACAAATCACCAAAGGCGAATGGAATGTTTCAGCATTTTTGGGTTATGATGAAAAAAGTCGCTCTTATTTTTACGAATCGAATCAAGAAGGTCCTCTTTACAAAGCCATTTACAAAATAAATGAAAAAGGGATAGAAACCAAATTATCGGAACGAATCGGGACAAATCAGGCTTCGTTCAATCCCTCGTGTACTTATTTTATCAACAAATACAGCAACAGCAATGAACCTTTGCTCGTAACCGTATGCGATGCCAAAGGGAAAGTAATACGCACACTGGAAGACAATGCTACGCTAAAAGCACGAATCGCCCAAACCGATTTGCCACGCAAAGAATTTTTTACCTGCCCCAATCACGCAGGCGATCAAATGAACGGTTATATTTTGAAACCCACGAATTTCGACCCCTCGAAACGCTATCCGGTAGTCATGTCGCAATACAGTGGCCCGGGTTCCCAATCGGTTCTGGATAAATGGACAATAGACTGGGAATACTACTTAGTCAGCAAAGGGTTTATCGTCGCCTGCGTCGATGGGAGAGGAACCGGCGGACGCAGTCGGGCATACGAAACCTCTGTATATATGCAATTAGGGAAACTCGAAACCGAAGACCAAGTAGCGGGAGCGGAATACATGCGGACCCTACCCTATGTAGACGACAAACACATAGGTATATATGGTTGGAGTTACGGTGGGTACGAAACTCTTATGGCCATGTCCACAAGCAACGGTACTTATCAAGCCGGAGTGGCTATCGCTCCGGTAACCGACTGGCGTTATTACGATACGATTTACGCCGAGCGCTTTATGCGTACGCCGAATGAAAACAACGAGGGATACGAACAATCCGCCCCCATTACTCATGCCGAAAAATTAAAAGGAGATTTGTTGATTATATCGGGGACAGCAGACGATAATGTTCATTATCTTAACACATTACAATATTCCGCTGCTTTAATCGAAGCAGGAATACAATTCGATACTCAAATATATACCAATAAAGACCACCATATACGAGGTTGCAACACCCGTCATCATCTGTATATCAAAGTATGTAACTTTTTCCTCGATAAACTGAAATAAAAGGAATAGCATCCCAACCCTATGGAAAAGAAAAAAAGTAACAAAATAAGTTGGTCTACCATCTATTCTTTGGGAT is from Barnesiella intestinihominis YIT 11860 and encodes:
- a CDS encoding S9 family peptidase, whose translation is MKKVFLIFLSLIFIFTFQVKAITLEDITSGKFQSKDIAEVYPSADGVHYFTATNGNTRIVKCEYRTGHEVDTLFDVKTARECNLEQFDGFSLSPDEKHLLIYADSEPIYRRSFKATYYTFEIRRNLLKPLSDGGKQQAAVYSPNGRMVAFVRNNNIFIKKLDYGTEVAVTRDGERNKIINGIPDWVYEEEFALTSTLQWSPDDATLAFVRFDESHVPEYSFSLYEGYCPTYPEYTLYPGRFTYKYPVAGETNSQVSVLSYTVETRALKTMKLPISSDSYIPRIKFTTDPNRLAVVTLNRTQNEMDIYSVNPKSGISKLLLRETDKAWIEESILDNISFYPDFFVIASSRSGYQHLFRYNYNGTLAKQITKGEWNVSAFLGYDEKSRSYFYESNQEGPLYKAIYKINEKGIETKLSERIGTNQASFNPSCTYFINKYSNSNEPLLVTVCDAKGKVIRTLEDNATLKARIAQTDLPRKEFFTCPNHAGDQMNGYILKPTNFDPSKRYPVVMSQYSGPGSQSVLDKWTIDWEYYLVSKGFIVACVDGRGTGGRSRAYETSVYMQLGKLETEDQVAGAEYMRTLPYVDDKHIGIYGWSYGGYETLMAMSTSNGTYQAGVAIAPVTDWRYYDTIYAERFMRTPNENNEGYEQSAPITHAEKLKGDLLIISGTADDNVHYLNTLQYSAALIEAGIQFDTQIYTNKDHHIRGCNTRHHLYIKVCNFFLDKLK